A portion of the Thunnus albacares chromosome 23, fThuAlb1.1, whole genome shotgun sequence genome contains these proteins:
- the LOC122975361 gene encoding SIN3-HDAC complex-associated factor-like isoform X1: MSNYMFGFHKPKMYRSIDGCCICRAKSSSSRFTDSKRYETDFKSCFGLGEVRCGDICNACVLLVKRWKKLPAGSKKNWNHVVDAKAGSSVKSTLKTKKMQKKLRPSQMNRVQSELKRNNSDAHSTTSSASPAQSPSYSNQSDEGSDTELSAGDALPPAFSFLDLTYWKRQKVCCGIVYKGRYGEVIIDPHLYKPCCQRKPNLLQQQEEGEEMEMEMEEEEDEEEEEQQQQQQQQEQEQEQEQEQAAGQIAVSMSPPSIPKQEEEVEEKEEQGGAAW; the protein is encoded by the exons ATGTCAAATTAC atgttTGGCTTCCACAAGCCGAAGATGTACCGGAGCATAGACGGCTGCTGCATCTGCAGAGCCAAGTCGTCCAGCTCCCGCTTCACCGACAGCAAGCGCTACGAGACGGACTTCAAGAGCTGCTTCGG GCTGGGGGAGGTGCGTTGTGGGGACATCTGTAACGCCTGCGTCCTCCTGGTCAAGAGATGGAAAAAACTTCCAGCTGGATCCAAGAAGAACTGGAATCAT GTGGTCGATGCAAAAGCTGGGTCAAGCGTGAAGTCAACACTGAAgaccaaaaagatgcagaagaAGCTGAGGCCGAGCCAGATGAATCGGGTGCAGAGTGAGCTGAAGAGAAACA ATTCTGACGCCCACAGCACCACCTCCAGCGCCTCGCCCGCTCAGTCACCCAGCTACAGCAACCAATCAGACGAGGGCTCAGACACGGAGCTTTCAGCTGGTGACGCCCTTCCTCCAGCCTTCTCCTTCCTGGACCTCACCTACTGGAAAAG GCAGAAGGTGTGCTGTGGGATCGTGTACAAGGGACGCTACGGAGAAGTCATCATCGATCCCCATCTGTATAAACCCTGCTGTCAGAGGAAACCAAACCTGCTCCAGCAACAGGAAGAAGgggaggagatggagatggagatggaggaggaggaggatgaggaagaggaggagcagcagcagcagcagcagcagcaggagcaggagcaggagcaggagcaggagcaggcaGCAGGACAGATCGCAGTGAGCATGTCGCCGCCTTCCATACCCAAAcaagaagaggaggtggaggagaaagaggagcagGGAGGAGCAGCATGGTGA
- the LOC122975361 gene encoding SIN3-HDAC complex-associated factor-like isoform X2, which translates to MFGFHKPKMYRSIDGCCICRAKSSSSRFTDSKRYETDFKSCFGLGEVRCGDICNACVLLVKRWKKLPAGSKKNWNHVVDAKAGSSVKSTLKTKKMQKKLRPSQMNRVQSELKRNNSDAHSTTSSASPAQSPSYSNQSDEGSDTELSAGDALPPAFSFLDLTYWKRQKVCCGIVYKGRYGEVIIDPHLYKPCCQRKPNLLQQQEEGEEMEMEMEEEEDEEEEEQQQQQQQQEQEQEQEQEQAAGQIAVSMSPPSIPKQEEEVEEKEEQGGAAW; encoded by the exons atgttTGGCTTCCACAAGCCGAAGATGTACCGGAGCATAGACGGCTGCTGCATCTGCAGAGCCAAGTCGTCCAGCTCCCGCTTCACCGACAGCAAGCGCTACGAGACGGACTTCAAGAGCTGCTTCGG GCTGGGGGAGGTGCGTTGTGGGGACATCTGTAACGCCTGCGTCCTCCTGGTCAAGAGATGGAAAAAACTTCCAGCTGGATCCAAGAAGAACTGGAATCAT GTGGTCGATGCAAAAGCTGGGTCAAGCGTGAAGTCAACACTGAAgaccaaaaagatgcagaagaAGCTGAGGCCGAGCCAGATGAATCGGGTGCAGAGTGAGCTGAAGAGAAACA ATTCTGACGCCCACAGCACCACCTCCAGCGCCTCGCCCGCTCAGTCACCCAGCTACAGCAACCAATCAGACGAGGGCTCAGACACGGAGCTTTCAGCTGGTGACGCCCTTCCTCCAGCCTTCTCCTTCCTGGACCTCACCTACTGGAAAAG GCAGAAGGTGTGCTGTGGGATCGTGTACAAGGGACGCTACGGAGAAGTCATCATCGATCCCCATCTGTATAAACCCTGCTGTCAGAGGAAACCAAACCTGCTCCAGCAACAGGAAGAAGgggaggagatggagatggagatggaggaggaggaggatgaggaagaggaggagcagcagcagcagcagcagcagcaggagcaggagcaggagcaggagcaggagcaggcaGCAGGACAGATCGCAGTGAGCATGTCGCCGCCTTCCATACCCAAAcaagaagaggaggtggaggagaaagaggagcagGGAGGAGCAGCATGGTGA